A genome region from Nicotiana tabacum cultivar K326 chromosome 13, ASM71507v2, whole genome shotgun sequence includes the following:
- the LOC107818101 gene encoding uncharacterized protein LOC107818101 isoform X1 yields the protein MATAGDGTETAAAYEGGGAGGKFRKRPLRRNQNNTPYDRPPTALRNSSWLTKLVVDPASKLITSGAQRFFSSIFQKRLPPSPTPLPPPPPGPSQESKDLRQESSPNEYTGALVMAGQGDDHAACSLGDDTFSELEQLLKQKTFTRSEINRLTELLRSKAADVPMGDEEKRAEAILSRHALDSSSRLMEGNRSVKVTSGGVVAIPVTNSRILEDDIASPAELAKAYMGSRSSKVSPSMLSTRSQAVREDTPLLRNVQYVQKSPLPSATTRTAGLLGVRENEFTTPRSHGRSAIYSMARTPYSRVRQTEVQKATSLTNYVNGGCSSSRSVSEHDVLFGSKQALKRRSYVLDDDLGSVGPMRRIRQKPNLLSFGVSRPSAGVASASNLHPEVSKVVGDVQDNKTTPTRHIAVPPKSSETAAKILKHLEKMTPKGKSSESKLAAGKENKLTPNMLHGRALRSLEDLDSPKLLQSAHDSYKLENWSKIFPPNPREPKQGEIEQNGRSSASESAAKGKNDTIFSFKDTQPTVETNSTVNKSATQPPPKKLAFKMSAHEDSFELEEDINSNGPSSQLAEGRGKLEISAADQKPLCAAEPTSKPAALLEVRTPSGVLGKKSDTETPDSGATAVKNTIFLPIAGSQSIETVSNKETSVDKVPPFVFSSSTQVTGSKPGSSSSVSNLASSPTDARPNPFQLDNSQKAVDSNGKLEALSSGPSSSISTSGIFSLGAPSSTSSLSNGLFAPSPAISTTSALLSGSSTASASSLFGSSAASSVSKEPPIKFGFFGVPSETVSAPSTTSTAETTDVKAKSETGTTFGNLKSSPFVVASFAATGSGNSISGFSSSVMSVVTAGSTQSQGSVFSTGGESLVSAQSQGSVFSTGGESLVSAQTSVAGSGTSVVSGSMPAHFGSSPSIANFPVFGSAPGTTGQVSASPSKNNLVGTSNAASGIFNFGASSSASSAAGRLTGSINGTAPLAFAFSASSAAPASETSVPATSSSATPGTFNFGGSSLASSTNAVNISSSTTPNIFNFGGSSLASSTNAVNISSSTTPNIFNFGGSSSTSPTNAVNTSTSATPGIFNFGANSSSSLTNAGSTVNASPFTFGATSASSQASSTAGNFGSSLQPHKSPGFTSPFSSSALSGFTFGASSSSFATPSTSPVVFGATPSAASGSAFLFGSASSTNSSSQPMFGNSASAFAASPGNNDNMEDSMAEDLMQAPAPAVSFGQPSVSPSPGGFVFGSTPSTFQFGGQQSQTAPQNSFPFAASGSLVQAASQNSSPFAASSSQEFGGGGSFSLGSSGLDKSSRRFVKINKNKHRKKCTPSKDN from the exons ATGGCAACGGCGGGCGACGGCACGGAGACGGCGGCAGCATACGAAGGAGGAGGAGCCGGAGGAAAGTTTAGGAAAAGGCCGTTACGTCGGAACCAGAATAATACTCCGTACGATCGTCCACCGACGGCACTTCGAAACTCTAGTTGGCTTACTAAGCTCGTGGTGGACCCCGCATCAAAGCTCATAACTTCCGGCGCTCAACGCTTCTTTTCCTCCATATTCCAAAAGCGCCTTCCCCCTTCCCCCACGCCATTACCTCCACCTCCTCCAG GACCAAGCCAAGAATCAAAGGATCTGCGTCAGGAGTCAAGTCCCAAT GAGTATACTGGAGCACTAGTGATGGCAGGACAAGGAGATGACCATGCTGCATGCAGCTTGGGGGACGACACATTCTCAGAGCTTGAGCAGCTGTTGAAACAGAAGACATTTACAAG ATCTGAGATTAATCGCTTGACAGAACTTTTGCGCTCAAAAGCTGCAGACGTGCCTATGGGAGATGAGGAGAAAAGAGCCGAGGCCATTCTATCTAGACATGCATTGGATTCTTCGAGCCGCTTGATGGAAGGAAATAGGTCTGTGAAGGTTACATCCGGTGGAGTTGTCGCAATTCCTGTCACGAATTCCAGG ATTCTTGAAGATGATATTGCATCCCCTGCTGAGCTTGCAAAAGCTTACATGGGGAGTAGGTCATCAAAGGTGTCGCCATCAATGCTGAGCACGCGTAGTCAAGCTGTGAGAGAAGATACACCTCTGCTAAGAAATGTACAGTATGTCCAAAAATCACCTCTTCCATCAGCAACAACTAGGACTGCTGGTCTTCTCGGGGTTCGAGAGAATGAGTTTACTACTCCAAGATCTCATGGAAGATCTGCTATATACAGCATGGCTCGTACGCCATACTCTAGAGTTCGTCAAACTGAGGTTCAGAAG GCTACCAGCTTGACAAATTATGTCAATGGTGGGTGTTCATCATCTAGGTCAGTGTCGGAGCACGATGTACTTTTTGGGTCTAAACAG GCCCTTAAACGAAGAAGCTATGTTCTGGATGATGATCTTGGATCTGTTGGTCCCATGCGTAGGATTAGGCAGAAACCTAATCTTCTATCTTTTGGAGTTTCACGTCCCAGTGCTGGAGTTGCTTCAGCCAGCAACCTGCATCCGGAGGTATCAAAAGTTGTTGGAGATGTCCAAGATAATAAAACCACGCCTACAAGGCATATTGCCGTTCCTCCAAAGTCCAGTGAGACTGCTGCAAAGATATTGAAGCATCTCGAAAAGATGACCCCAAAGGGAAAATCATCAGAATCCAAATTAGCTGCAGGGAAAGAGAATAAACTGACACCGAACATGCTTCATGGACGAGCTCTTAGAAGCTTGGAGGATTTGGATTCACCCAAGCTGCTGCAGAGCGCACACGATAGCTATAAGCTGGAGAACTGGTCTAAAATATTTCCTCCCAATCCCCGTGAACCGAAGCAAGGGGAAATTGAACAAAATGGGCGTAGTTCTGCTAGCGAGTCAGCTGCTAAAGGAAAAAACGACACAATCTTTTCATTTAAAGATACTCAACCCACTGTTGAAACCAATTCCACGGTAAACAAGTCTGCTACTCAACCTCCTCCCAAGAAACTAGCTTTTAAGATGAGTGCACACGAG GATTCTTTTGAGCTAGAAGAGGACATAAACTCTAATGGGCCTTCATCTCAATTAGCTGAAGGGAGAGGGAAGCTGGAAATATCTGCTGCGGACCAGAAGCCATTATGTGCTGCTGAACCCACGAGCAAACCTGCTGCTTTGCTGGAAGTAAGGACACCTTCTGGTGTTTTAGGCAAAAAATCTGATACAGAGACTCCTGATAGTGGTGCCACCGCTGTCAAGAACACCATTTTCCTGCCTATTGCAGGTTCCCAATCAATAGAAACGGTGTCTAACAAGGAGACAAGTGTTGACAAGGTTCCACCATTTGTATTTTCGTCATCAACCCAAGTCACTGGGTCAAAGCCAGGTAGCTCGAGCAG CGTATCCAATCTAGCGTCCAGCCCAACTGATGCTCGGCCTAATCCTTTTCAGCTGGATAACTCACAGAAGGCTGTGGACAGCAATGGCAAATTAGAAGCATTATCATCTGGTCCATCAAGTTCAATATCAACAAGTGGTATTTTCTCATTAGGTGCTCCATCCAGTACTTCAAGTTTAAGTAATGGACTATTTGCTCCTAGTCCTGCTATCTCAACCACCTCTGCCTTGTTGTCAG GCAGCTCTACCGCTTCCGCGAGCAGTCTCTTTGGTTCCAGTGCAGCATCCTCAGTTTCCAAGGAACCTCCTATCAAATTTGGTTTTTTTGGAGTTCCTTCAGAAACAGTTTCAGCACCATCAACAACTTCCACCGCAGAAACTACAGACGTGAAAGCCAAATCCGAGACTGGAACTACTTTTGGCAATTTGAAGAGTTCACCTTTTGTGGTTGCGTCTTTTGCAGCTACAGGCTCTGGAAATAGTATCTCTGGTTTTAGTTCATCAGTAATGTCAGTGGTTACTGCAGGTAGTACACAGTCTCAGGGTTCTGTTTTTAGTACAGGAGGTGAATCACTTGTTAGTGCACAGTCTCAGGGTTCTGTTTTTAGTACAGGAGGTGAATCACTTGTTAGTGCACAGACTTCTGTTGCTGGATCTGGCACTTCTGTCGTCTCTGGGAGCATGCCTGCTCATTTCGGTTCATCACCATCCATAGCAAACTTTCCCGTGTTTGGTTCTGCGCCTGGTACTACTGGCCAAGTTTCTGCTTCTCCTTCGAAAAACAACCTAGTTGGCACCAGCAATGCTGCTTCTGGAATATTTAATTTTGGTGCTAGTTCGTCAGCTTCCAGTGCAGCAGGCAGGTTAACTGGGTCTATAAATGGCACGGCCCCGTTGGCATTTGCTTTTAGTGCCAGTTCTGCAGCTCCTGCTTCGGAAACCAGTGTACCTGCCACCTCCAGCAGCGCTACTCCTGGGACATTCAATTTTGGTGGTAGTTCTTTAGCTTCCTCAACAAATGCTGTTAACATCTCCAGCAGTACTACCCCCAATATATTTAATTTTGGTGGTAGTTCTTTAGCTTCCTCAACAAATGCTGTTAACATCTCCAGCAGTACTACCCCCAATATATTTAATTTTGGTGGTAGTTCTTCAACTTCCCCTACAAATGCTGTCAACACCTCCACTAGTGCTACTCCTGGCATCTTCAATTTTGGTGCTAATTCTTCATCTTCCTTGACAAATGCCGGTAGCACAGTCAATGCTAGCCCATTCACCTTCGGTGCCACTTCGGCCTCTTCACAAGCCTCTAGCACTGCTGGAAATTTTGGATCCAGTTTGCAGCCCCATAAATCTCCTGGCTTCACTTCCCCATTTAGTTCTTCTGCCCTCTCTGGGTTTACATTTGgagcatcttcatcttcttttgctACTCCAAGCACTTCTCCGGTGGTCTTTGGAGCAACACCCAGCGCTGCAAGTGGTTCTGCTTTTCTATTTGGTTCAGCTTCTTCCACAAATTCATCTTCTCAGCCCATGTTTGGTAATTCTGCTTCAGCTTTTGCTGCGTCCCCTGGAAACAATGATAACATGGAAGACAGCATGGCTGAGGATCTTATGCAGGCTCCTGCACCGGCAGTTTCCTTTGGTCAACCTTCCGTCTCGCCCTCTCCAGGTGGCTTTGTATTTGGTTCAACACCTAGTACATTCCAGTTTGGAGGTCAACAGAGTCAGACTGCACCTCAGAATTCTTTTCCATTTGCAGCATCAGGCAGTCTAGTTCAGGCTGCTTCTCAGAATTCTTCTCCATTTGCAGCATCAAGCAGTCAAGAATTTGGTGGTGGAGGGAGCTTCTCGTTGGGTAGCAGTGGCCTTGACAAATCAAGCCGGAGGTTTGtgaaaattaataaaaacaaacacAGAAAGAAATGTACACCAAGCAAAGATAATTGA
- the LOC107818101 gene encoding uncharacterized protein LOC107818101 isoform X2: MATAGDGTETAAAYEGGGAGGKFRKRPLRRNQNNTPYDRPPTALRNSSWLTKLVVDPASKLITSGAQRFFSSIFQKRLPPSPTPLPPPPPGPSQESKDLRQESSPNEYTGALVMAGQGDDHAACSLGDDTFSELEQLLKQKTFTRSEINRLTELLRSKAADVPMGDEEKRAEAILSRHALDSSSRLMEGNRSVKVTSGGVVAIPVTNSRILEDDIASPAELAKAYMGSRSSKVSPSMLSTRSQAVREDTPLLRNVQYVQKSPLPSATTRTAGLLGVRENEFTTPRSHGRSAIYSMARTPYSRVRQTEVQKATSLTNYVNGGCSSSRSVSEHDVLFGSKQALKRRSYVLDDDLGSVGPMRRIRQKPNLLSFGVSRPSAGVASASNLHPEVSKVVGDVQDNKTTPTRHIAVPPKSSETAAKILKHLEKMTPKGKSSESKLAAGKENKLTPNMLHGRALRSLEDLDSPKLLQSAHDSYKLENWSKIFPPNPREPKQGEIEQNGRSSASESAAKGKNDTIFSFKDTQPTVETNSTVNKSATQPPPKKLAFKMSAHEDSFELEEDINSNGPSSQLAEGRGKLEISAADQKPLCAAEPTSKPAALLEVRTPSGVLGKKSDTETPDSGATAVKNTIFLPIAGSQSIETVSNKETSVDKVPPFVFSSSTQVTGSKPGSSSSVSNLASSPTDARPNPFQLDNSQKAVDSNGKLEALSSGPSSSISTSGIFSLGAPSSTSSLSNGLFAPSPAISTTSALLSGSSTASASSLFGSSAASSVSKEPPIKFGFFGVPSETVSAPSTTSTAETTDVKAKSETGTTFGNLKSSPFVVASFAATGSGNSISGFSSSVMSVVTAGGESLVSAQTSVAGSGTSVVSGSMPAHFGSSPSIANFPVFGSAPGTTGQVSASPSKNNLVGTSNAASGIFNFGASSSASSAAGRLTGSINGTAPLAFAFSASSAAPASETSVPATSSSATPGTFNFGGSSLASSTNAVNISSSTTPNIFNFGGSSLASSTNAVNISSSTTPNIFNFGGSSSTSPTNAVNTSTSATPGIFNFGANSSSSLTNAGSTVNASPFTFGATSASSQASSTAGNFGSSLQPHKSPGFTSPFSSSALSGFTFGASSSSFATPSTSPVVFGATPSAASGSAFLFGSASSTNSSSQPMFGNSASAFAASPGNNDNMEDSMAEDLMQAPAPAVSFGQPSVSPSPGGFVFGSTPSTFQFGGQQSQTAPQNSFPFAASGSLVQAASQNSSPFAASSSQEFGGGGSFSLGSSGLDKSSRRFVKINKNKHRKKCTPSKDN, encoded by the exons ATGGCAACGGCGGGCGACGGCACGGAGACGGCGGCAGCATACGAAGGAGGAGGAGCCGGAGGAAAGTTTAGGAAAAGGCCGTTACGTCGGAACCAGAATAATACTCCGTACGATCGTCCACCGACGGCACTTCGAAACTCTAGTTGGCTTACTAAGCTCGTGGTGGACCCCGCATCAAAGCTCATAACTTCCGGCGCTCAACGCTTCTTTTCCTCCATATTCCAAAAGCGCCTTCCCCCTTCCCCCACGCCATTACCTCCACCTCCTCCAG GACCAAGCCAAGAATCAAAGGATCTGCGTCAGGAGTCAAGTCCCAAT GAGTATACTGGAGCACTAGTGATGGCAGGACAAGGAGATGACCATGCTGCATGCAGCTTGGGGGACGACACATTCTCAGAGCTTGAGCAGCTGTTGAAACAGAAGACATTTACAAG ATCTGAGATTAATCGCTTGACAGAACTTTTGCGCTCAAAAGCTGCAGACGTGCCTATGGGAGATGAGGAGAAAAGAGCCGAGGCCATTCTATCTAGACATGCATTGGATTCTTCGAGCCGCTTGATGGAAGGAAATAGGTCTGTGAAGGTTACATCCGGTGGAGTTGTCGCAATTCCTGTCACGAATTCCAGG ATTCTTGAAGATGATATTGCATCCCCTGCTGAGCTTGCAAAAGCTTACATGGGGAGTAGGTCATCAAAGGTGTCGCCATCAATGCTGAGCACGCGTAGTCAAGCTGTGAGAGAAGATACACCTCTGCTAAGAAATGTACAGTATGTCCAAAAATCACCTCTTCCATCAGCAACAACTAGGACTGCTGGTCTTCTCGGGGTTCGAGAGAATGAGTTTACTACTCCAAGATCTCATGGAAGATCTGCTATATACAGCATGGCTCGTACGCCATACTCTAGAGTTCGTCAAACTGAGGTTCAGAAG GCTACCAGCTTGACAAATTATGTCAATGGTGGGTGTTCATCATCTAGGTCAGTGTCGGAGCACGATGTACTTTTTGGGTCTAAACAG GCCCTTAAACGAAGAAGCTATGTTCTGGATGATGATCTTGGATCTGTTGGTCCCATGCGTAGGATTAGGCAGAAACCTAATCTTCTATCTTTTGGAGTTTCACGTCCCAGTGCTGGAGTTGCTTCAGCCAGCAACCTGCATCCGGAGGTATCAAAAGTTGTTGGAGATGTCCAAGATAATAAAACCACGCCTACAAGGCATATTGCCGTTCCTCCAAAGTCCAGTGAGACTGCTGCAAAGATATTGAAGCATCTCGAAAAGATGACCCCAAAGGGAAAATCATCAGAATCCAAATTAGCTGCAGGGAAAGAGAATAAACTGACACCGAACATGCTTCATGGACGAGCTCTTAGAAGCTTGGAGGATTTGGATTCACCCAAGCTGCTGCAGAGCGCACACGATAGCTATAAGCTGGAGAACTGGTCTAAAATATTTCCTCCCAATCCCCGTGAACCGAAGCAAGGGGAAATTGAACAAAATGGGCGTAGTTCTGCTAGCGAGTCAGCTGCTAAAGGAAAAAACGACACAATCTTTTCATTTAAAGATACTCAACCCACTGTTGAAACCAATTCCACGGTAAACAAGTCTGCTACTCAACCTCCTCCCAAGAAACTAGCTTTTAAGATGAGTGCACACGAG GATTCTTTTGAGCTAGAAGAGGACATAAACTCTAATGGGCCTTCATCTCAATTAGCTGAAGGGAGAGGGAAGCTGGAAATATCTGCTGCGGACCAGAAGCCATTATGTGCTGCTGAACCCACGAGCAAACCTGCTGCTTTGCTGGAAGTAAGGACACCTTCTGGTGTTTTAGGCAAAAAATCTGATACAGAGACTCCTGATAGTGGTGCCACCGCTGTCAAGAACACCATTTTCCTGCCTATTGCAGGTTCCCAATCAATAGAAACGGTGTCTAACAAGGAGACAAGTGTTGACAAGGTTCCACCATTTGTATTTTCGTCATCAACCCAAGTCACTGGGTCAAAGCCAGGTAGCTCGAGCAG CGTATCCAATCTAGCGTCCAGCCCAACTGATGCTCGGCCTAATCCTTTTCAGCTGGATAACTCACAGAAGGCTGTGGACAGCAATGGCAAATTAGAAGCATTATCATCTGGTCCATCAAGTTCAATATCAACAAGTGGTATTTTCTCATTAGGTGCTCCATCCAGTACTTCAAGTTTAAGTAATGGACTATTTGCTCCTAGTCCTGCTATCTCAACCACCTCTGCCTTGTTGTCAG GCAGCTCTACCGCTTCCGCGAGCAGTCTCTTTGGTTCCAGTGCAGCATCCTCAGTTTCCAAGGAACCTCCTATCAAATTTGGTTTTTTTGGAGTTCCTTCAGAAACAGTTTCAGCACCATCAACAACTTCCACCGCAGAAACTACAGACGTGAAAGCCAAATCCGAGACTGGAACTACTTTTGGCAATTTGAAGAGTTCACCTTTTGTGGTTGCGTCTTTTGCAGCTACAGGCTCTGGAAATAGTATCTCTGGTTTTAGTTCATCAGTAATGTCAGTGGTTACTGCAG GAGGTGAATCACTTGTTAGTGCACAGACTTCTGTTGCTGGATCTGGCACTTCTGTCGTCTCTGGGAGCATGCCTGCTCATTTCGGTTCATCACCATCCATAGCAAACTTTCCCGTGTTTGGTTCTGCGCCTGGTACTACTGGCCAAGTTTCTGCTTCTCCTTCGAAAAACAACCTAGTTGGCACCAGCAATGCTGCTTCTGGAATATTTAATTTTGGTGCTAGTTCGTCAGCTTCCAGTGCAGCAGGCAGGTTAACTGGGTCTATAAATGGCACGGCCCCGTTGGCATTTGCTTTTAGTGCCAGTTCTGCAGCTCCTGCTTCGGAAACCAGTGTACCTGCCACCTCCAGCAGCGCTACTCCTGGGACATTCAATTTTGGTGGTAGTTCTTTAGCTTCCTCAACAAATGCTGTTAACATCTCCAGCAGTACTACCCCCAATATATTTAATTTTGGTGGTAGTTCTTTAGCTTCCTCAACAAATGCTGTTAACATCTCCAGCAGTACTACCCCCAATATATTTAATTTTGGTGGTAGTTCTTCAACTTCCCCTACAAATGCTGTCAACACCTCCACTAGTGCTACTCCTGGCATCTTCAATTTTGGTGCTAATTCTTCATCTTCCTTGACAAATGCCGGTAGCACAGTCAATGCTAGCCCATTCACCTTCGGTGCCACTTCGGCCTCTTCACAAGCCTCTAGCACTGCTGGAAATTTTGGATCCAGTTTGCAGCCCCATAAATCTCCTGGCTTCACTTCCCCATTTAGTTCTTCTGCCCTCTCTGGGTTTACATTTGgagcatcttcatcttcttttgctACTCCAAGCACTTCTCCGGTGGTCTTTGGAGCAACACCCAGCGCTGCAAGTGGTTCTGCTTTTCTATTTGGTTCAGCTTCTTCCACAAATTCATCTTCTCAGCCCATGTTTGGTAATTCTGCTTCAGCTTTTGCTGCGTCCCCTGGAAACAATGATAACATGGAAGACAGCATGGCTGAGGATCTTATGCAGGCTCCTGCACCGGCAGTTTCCTTTGGTCAACCTTCCGTCTCGCCCTCTCCAGGTGGCTTTGTATTTGGTTCAACACCTAGTACATTCCAGTTTGGAGGTCAACAGAGTCAGACTGCACCTCAGAATTCTTTTCCATTTGCAGCATCAGGCAGTCTAGTTCAGGCTGCTTCTCAGAATTCTTCTCCATTTGCAGCATCAAGCAGTCAAGAATTTGGTGGTGGAGGGAGCTTCTCGTTGGGTAGCAGTGGCCTTGACAAATCAAGCCGGAGGTTTGtgaaaattaataaaaacaaacacAGAAAGAAATGTACACCAAGCAAAGATAATTGA
- the LOC142167905 gene encoding uncharacterized protein LOC142167905: protein MDKWTARNGKMIINVLVNSPRGSVFLESHDASNSSTDGSKMYSLFRKTIDKIGKENVVQIVTDNASENVSAGRMMEAMYPHIYWTPCAAHCINLMFGDIFKENPYASVFTKAVRVYSYISQRPLLLNLMRKFTNERNLVRPAKTRFATAFLTLHSFYLQKKKLRKLVLSNEWKDNRYAKEVAGKETAKVLISPSFWNDVVRALKVGGPLIKVLRMVDGERKPPMGYLYEAMDRAKETIAASFEGDVRKYEKVFEIIDIRWENQLHRPLHAAGHLLNPGLFYKNTRDETLASEVWIGYHACLEKLVPNSATIDQIGEEFGRYSQAEGLFGLQAVIRARDIRSSGN, encoded by the exons ATGGATAAATGGACAGCACggaatggaaaaatgatcataaatgTGTTGGTGAACTCTCCAAGAGGGAGTGTTTTTCTTGAATCTCACGATGCTAGCAACTCTTCTACGGATGGAAGCAAAATGTACAGCTTGTTTAGAAAGACTATTGATAAAATTGGAAAGGAAAATGTTGTACAAATTGTTACAGATAATGCTAGTGAGAATGTTAGTGCGGGTAGGATGATGGAAGCTATGTATCCACACATTTATTGGACTCCATGTGCTGCCCATTGTATCAACTTGATGTTTGGTGACATATTCAAGGAAAACCCATATGCTTCAG TTTTCACTAAGGCCGTCAGGGTATATTCTTACATCAGTCAGAGGccgttgttgttgaatttgatgaGGAAATTCACAAATGAAAGAAATTTGGTGAGACCGGCCAAGACTAGATTTGCAACGGCTTTCTTAACTTTGCATAGTTTTTACttgcaaaagaaaaaattgagaAAGCTAGTTCTTTCAAATGAATGGAAAGATAATAGATATGCAAAGGAAGTTGCGGGAAAAGAAACTGCCAAAGTTCTTATTTCTCCATCATTCTGGAATGACGTCGTTCGGGCTCTTAAAGTTGGTGGTCCTTTGATTAAGGTACTTCGTATGGTGGATGGGGAGAGAAAACCACCAATGGGCTATCTTTATGAGGCTATGGATAGAGCCAAAGAGACTATTGCAGCGTCATTTGAGGGAGATGTTagaaaatatgagaaagtttttGAGATAATTGATATCAGGTGGGAGAATCAACTCCATCGACCTTTGCATGCAGCAGGCCATCTTCTGAACCCGGGATTATTTTACAAGAACACTAGAGATGAAACTTTGGCTTCAGAGGTGTGGATTGGATACCATGCATGTCTTGAGAAGTTGGTCCCTAATTCAGCGACGATAGATCAAATAGGGGAGGAGTTTGGTAGGTACTCACAAGCAGAGGGCCTATTTGGTTTACAAGCGGTCATTAGAGCCAGAGACATAAGGTCGTCAGGTAACTAA